The nucleotide sequence TAGGTAGGCAACGATTTCTTCTGCTTGGGTTTTGGTGTCGCAGCGGCGTATGAAGTCAACTACGGAAGGGTTGTAGTGGCGAAACTTGTCTTCGGGAGCTGCCTCTTGGGGGAGGGCGTTTTCGCCTTGGGCTTCGAGTTCAGCAGCTTCAGGGTCTGCGCGAAGAGAGTCTATAGAGACCTTGTTTTGTTCATCTTCGTCTTCAAGCTCGCGAGATAAATGCGGAAACATTTTTTTGACGGATTCTTTATCAACACTCATGTAGCCACCTCCAAAGCCAAGGGTTACTTGTTCAGGCTAGGGAAAAACAGGTTTATGTCTTTTTTCGTTTCAACAAACGTTTTTGCGTCTAAGGCAAAGGTCAGGGGAGAAAGCGTTGGCTGGGGTTGTTTTTGAGGAGTTGTTCTAGCTCGTTGAGGTTTAACCCTTTGATTTCGCCGCCGAAAAACTCGCAGGTGCGTTTTTGTTTAGCTTCTTGAAGGTCGCGAACAACCACTTCAGCTACACAGTTGGGGGTTTGGATGTAAATGTGAAAGGAACTGCAGGTTTTTCCGTTTACTGTGGCGCGGACGGGTTCAGCTTTCAAAACCCTAAAGCCGCTGCTTTGCAACGTGTATAGGACTTCGTTGGGGTTGTCGTGGTAAGCTGATATGTCTATGTCGCTGCCTTTGCGTATGGTGCCTCGCCAGACACTGCCAATTAAGACGGGCCAAAACCGGTTTAGGGCGTTCATGAGGTTGTGTGCTTGGGTGCGCATTTGTATGAGCCGCTGCGTTCGTGCTTCGCCTTCGATTTCCTGAGCTAAAACGTCCAGTTCTAAGGCAACCTCCAAGTTAGACGGCAAAACGTGCACGCCCAAAGTCTGCGAAGCTCTAAGTTTGGCTTGCTTGTACTCTTTTTCCTGGCCAAAATACAGCATGTAAGCAGCTTCGCGGGCAACTTTACGCCGCGCAGAACCAGAGCCGCCAGCCAAGAACTTCACCGTGGGTTAGCGTCTTTGGATGCCTTCGTAGATTTCAAGGGTTCTTTTGCTGATTTTGTCCCAAGTGAATTCTTCAAGGACCCGTTTTCGCGCATTTTTGCCTAGCCAGAGGCGTTTCTCAGGGCTCTCTAGCGCACTCATGATTCCCCAAGCAATATCAGAAGGGTTGTTTGGGTCTATGTGAAAGCCACATTGTTCATCGCCGCAGCAAATAACTATCTCGCGCATGCCGCTAACGCCTGCTGCGCCTACAACTACGGGTTTTTCCATAGCCATGGCTTCTAAGGTTACGATGCCAAAGGGTTCATAAAAGCTTGGGAACGCGGCTACGTCGCAGGCTGCGTAGTGGATTATGCGTTCTTCTTCTGATATGAAGTCGAAGCGGAACTTGACGTATTTGTCCATTTTTATGGCGCGTGTCAAGTTTGAAAGGTACTCTTGCAGGTCGCCTACGCCTACGATGACCAGCTTGGCGTTGGGGTATTTTACCAGTATGTGGGGCATGGACAAGATGAGTTTGTCAACACCTTTAACCCCAACGAGCCTACCTACGAAAAGAATCATCAAATCATCCTCTGTTAAGCCGTAGAATTCGCGTATTTTGCGGGTTTGTTCTTTGGTTACGGTTTTGGGGTCATATTTTTGGGGGTCTACGCCGTTGTAGGCGACTTGGATTTTTTCTTTGGGAAAACCAAGATGCACCAGCTCATCTTTCATGGCGTGAGAAACCGTCACTATGACATCAGCCATTTTGCCACCGCGAAGTTCAATATTGCTCACTACGCTGCTGCCAGTTCCCATCGTACGCCCATACTCGGTAGAGTGCACGTGAAAAGCCAAAGGCAACCCTGCCTCCTTCTTAACCGTGATACCCCCCATAACCGAGAGCCAATCGTGGGCAACAACCAAATCATACGTTATGGAGTCGCGTTTGATGAGTTCATTAACCAGTTTTGCCGCCGTCAAATAATTGTAAACTAGCAGTTTGCTAAAGAAATGTATACCTCGTCCCCATTTGCGTATGTCTTCGGCTATGACATCAGGCAGCGAATCAGAAACGTCAAGGTGCAAGGGGCGGTAGATTTCTATGCCGCGCCAGATTTCGCGGGTGGGCAGCGTGCCCTCATCATCGTTCATGGTAAACACTGCCACGTCATGGTCTAAGAGAACAAATTTACGGGTAATTTCAGAAGCATAAGTACCCAAGCCCCCAACGATTTTTGGAGGATATTCATAAACAAGAACAGAAATTTTCATCCGTGGCTTCCACCGTTTCCAAAGACAAATGCCACTTGGTGCATACTAATACTTTGCTTATTTCAAAGCAGTAACTTCCCAGAAAGTTTGATTAGCCCCCATGCGCACTGTATTGGTGGGAGTGCGTCAGATGGATTTGTCACCAGCCAAATATGAAGTACTAGAAGAGATGCTACTATGCGATAGGCCCGTTAAACCGACCCCGTTCGCCAAGGATATCAAAAGAGAGTTTCCCGCGACTATGATGCATATTATCGGGTTAATCCGCAAAGGCTATGTGACTTCGCCTGAAAAAGGCTACTACCAAATTACAGAGGCAGGCAAAAAAGCCCTTGGAGTAACTGTCGTGGATAAACAAGCCGCCAAAGCCATGCTTACAAGCTTGCCCCCAGAAAAAGCGTTCCATTTCTACGAAAAAATCGCAACGCCCCTTGACCTGCACGCACGCAGCCTCAAAGACTTCTCAGAGAAAATCACGCAGCTAAGCCCCGAAGCCATAGACTTCCACGTAAAACGAGAAGACTTCCAAGCATGGCTCAACGACATAGGCGACTGTGAACTCTCAGCAAAAATAGAACTTCTAAAAAACAGAAAACTACCCCCTACAGAACAAAAAAACAAGCTCGTAGAAACCATCCAAAACCACTACAACAACCTAACCACAACAGCAACACAAACCCAACCCACATAAAATAAACAGTACCAAAAAAGTTTCTAAACAAAAAAAAACAGCCATAGCGAAGCCAAGGTAGGGAAGCCATAAAAAAGTAAAGTGCAAAGTATCAGGGTAGGTGCCGGGGTTGAGTGAAGTTAAAGTGGTTTCTGCAAAGGTTCCACAGGAGCTGTATAGTGAGTTGGTTTTGCGTGTTCCTGAAGGGGAGCGTAGCGATTTTATCAGGGAAGCCATACTTGAGAAGCTGCAAAAGACGCCTAGGGCGGATAAGTTGTTGCAGTTGGAGGGACGTATGAGCAAAATTGAAAGCGAGTTGGCGCAGGTGCGCAAATACTTGGCGGATTTGGAGTTGCTCACGTATGGACAGCAGAAAACAAATCCGCATAGTTTTTGCATAGACGAGTTAGACCACAAAATCGTCGATTACCTACTGCACTACAAAGGCGCAACCACCCCTGAACTTGCGCAGTACCTCAACGTCAACCGCTGGCTTGTTCTTGGCAGGCTGCGCAAAATCCAAAAAAACAGCAAAAAACAACACGGCAAACCCATCATCGACTACTACGCAGGCGAAAAATCAGGAAAAAAGAAAGCCTGGTGGATAAACGAAGACCTCACCCAAGACGAGTAGCGATTAACTTAAGTCCAAGACCCCACACCTCTTGAAGCACACAAACGGGTCCGTAGCCTAGCACGGATTAAGGCGTCGGCCTCCGGAGCCGAAGACCCTGGGTTCAAATCCCAGCGGACCCGCCACCGCCATGCAAACAAACATTTTTTGTGTTTCAAGCTAGTTTTATTAGCGTAAAGTGCGGTTAGGGTGTTGAGGTGGGTGAGCTGGTGCAGGATAGAGGTTTTTCTGTTCCAGTGGATTTGGTTCGTGCAGTGGCTATTGTAGCGGTTATTGTGCTTCACGCAACAAACGATGCGACTTCGTTTGATCCGCAGGCGCCGTTTGAGGTTTGGCGTTGGTGGATGGTTGATGTTTATCAGTCTATGTCGCGGGTTGGGGTGCCGTTGTTTGCGATGCTAAGCGGCGTGCTTTTGCTTTCTCCAGGCAAAGAGGAGGAACCGCTAAGTGTGTTTTTCAGGAAACGTTGGGCACGTATCGGTTTGCCGTTTCTGTTTTGGGGAGCAATTTATTTTGCTTGGGATTTTTTTTCTAGCCCTGCAACGTTTACGCCAGGCTTTGTAATACAGGGTGTGCTTTCAGGTCCGTACTTTCACTTCTGGTACCTGTACATGCTAATTGGGCTCTACCTTGCCACGCCGCTTCTGCGCATACTAATAGCCCACGCAAGCCGCAAATTAATCAAGTACCTCTTGGTGGTGTGGCTTTTAGGAGCTGTTTTTGTCCCGCTTCCAGCGCTTTTTGGACCTTACCATTTAGACGTTAATGTTTTTGTAATTCCTTTGTGGGTGGGCTATTTTGTTTTGGGGCTGTATCTAGCAAAGTTGCAGGTGCGCCGCGCGGTCCTAGGGGTTTTGTTGCTTTTGGGGTTAGCGTTAACAGCTGTTGGCACGTATTTTATGGCGGCAAATTATGGAGGCGCATTAACCTACTTTTTCCAAGACTACTTTAGCCCAACAATGATTCTAGCCTCCGCTGCGCTCTTTTTGCTGCTCAACACAACCCAAAAACGCCCCAGCCAAACACGCCAACCCAAAACTAATTGGCTACTTAGAAAAATCAGCGAAAACACCCTACCCATATACCTGCTACACGTGATAATAATTGAGTCTCTGCAACGTGGCTATTTTGGCTTCACCCTTAGCAGCAACACATTAAACTCCATCATCGAAGTCCCCCTAATCTCCATAGCTACGCTCTTCATCTGCCTCGCCATCATCCTCCCCCTAAAACAAATACCCATCATAAAAAAAATAATCGGATAAACACCAACCAAATAGTTGCCCACTCTACAGCCCCGTTCACATCTGTAATTGAACAAATGAACTCAAGATTATTTACTGGCTGTGTGGTTTTTTCTAAGATGGATGAGGTTTGCTGGGGCTCTGGAACCAAAATAGGGAGAGAGAAAGAATGAACCTATTTAGTACTGTACGAGTACGACCCCAAGAGACCACTCAGCCCTCATTTTCACCTTATTTTTTGTTAGCCATTTTTTTCTAAAAAAGGAAAGGGGGAGTTGTTTTGTGTTTGTGTTTATGCACGTTTGCGTAGGACGAGAACCGCTGCTGCGACTACGATGACTGCGATGGCTATTCCGATGGCGATGTAGGTGGTGGTTGGCATCTCACTGGTTGGTGGAGGAGCAACGGAGGGTGAAGCAGACTGAATTGGTGTGGGGGTTGGCTGTGTTGGTGGTGTGGTCTCTGATGGACCTGGCTGATCTGGAGTTACGGATGCTGCGACGGTGTCACCTACAGTGAAGTAGGTGGTTGCGTATGAGTTGCCGTATGCTGCTGAGCCTTCAAAGGTTGCAGTGACTTTGTAGGTGCCTGGAACTGGTGGAGTCCATGCAAGGGCAAAGCTGCCGCCTATGTCGCTAACTGCGGTTCCGATGTCTTGCAGGTTGTTGTTGGGGTCAATGGCGGTTAGGTGTACGGTGACACCAGTTGCTGTTTGTGGCATGGGTCGTTGCTGGTAGATGTATTCCATCCATGCTTGCTGGTCAGCATCAGATATTGCGGGGGTACCCATTGCGCCTGGGGATTGGTCTGTTACGGTGCCTTCAATTAGGACTGGTGCGCATTGGTCTGCAACTTTGGGTGAGACAGTTACGGTGGTTTCGCTTGGACCTACGCCGAAGCAGTAGATTTGGTTGTCGTTGGAGTCAAGGGTTATTGCGTATCCATCACCGATGGCTAAGCCGTTTGCCCAGCATTGAATCTTCCAAAGCAAAGTACCTTCGTATGCGTCAACACACCATAGGAAAGCGTCGCGTCGCAGAGGCGTGTTTGGTGAGTGCTCAGTAGAGTACAGGTAGATTTTGCCGTCAGCAATTGCTCCAAAGGACAGAGGCGCGTTTCCGCCGTAATAGTTTTCAAAGCCTACGTTGCCGCTTTCCCAGCGCCATAGTTCATGGCCAGTTTGTACGTCAAATGCGATTAGTTCGCCGCCGTAGCCACAGGATAGTAGCATGCCGTCATAGAAGTTGTAGGTCATGCCGTAGAAGTTCCACTGTTCCATTGGCTCTGTTGGGCCCCAGATCTGGTTTCCTGCTAGGTCGTATCCCCACCATTCACGGGTCATGGGTTGTGTGAACACAAATACGCCTTCTTCAGGGTACAGGTATGGTCCACTCATGAGTCCGTAGGGGTATGAGGACAAAACGTTGCCAGCCACCGTATCAGGGTAAACGGTTTCGGGCGGGGTGTAGGTGATGTTCCACAGTAGGGTGCCTTCTTTGCCTTGTTCTAAGCTCAAAGCCCATAGTTGACCTTCTTCGATGTAGGTGCCGTTGTTCTTGCCAGCAGTTCCGCCAATGATGTATTCGCCTTCGCGGACTTCATAGACTCTGCCTGCATCGGTCATGTCTTGGATTTGAACGTCTAGTGAGAAGCCGTTTCTGCCGTCAAATGTCTGATTCAGGTTAGGTCTCCAGAACCAGTAATCGTTGGAGGTGTAGAGTTCTTTGTACCATATGGCGTAGGTGTTGTTCCAAATTTGCAAGTGGTAGTTCGGGTTTGCGTTGCTGCCCAAGTTTACGATGTTATAGTACAAGATGCTGCCGTCAACGCCGTAAACCTGTGTTCCAGTAGCGCCAATTGTAACAGTTCCAGAGCCAGTTGTTACGCGTTGGGTAACGTTTGCTATGCTGCATACGTATGCGCCGCTGAACTGGTCAAACATATCCCATGTACCAGAGTCTTGATAGCCGTTGGTGCTCCAAAGGTATGCAAAGCCTCCGTGCTGGTTAGGCGAGTCATAGTTATAGATTTGACCAAAAGACAATGACTGCCCAGGGATAGAGCCTGTACCAGAGAAGCTGCCTCCTGAAACGACTGGACCAGTGGTGTTGTGGAAGTAGTCGATTGTTCCTGAGCGCAAGTCAACACAGTACCAGCCTTCTCGCGGGTTGGTTTGGTCGTTGAAGTAGAGTTTGCCGTTTAGAATTATGGGGTTAGACCAGTATCGTTCGTAGGATAAGCCTGTGTAGTAGGTGTTGCTGCCAAAACGTGCATCCATGACACCGCCAGAGTAGTAGGGCAAAGTCCAAAGCACATGGGCGCTTTCGGGGGCTGTACCGTAAGCAAAGTTGCTTGTTGAACCACATTTCTGAAGGGATGAGGGACCAAGCCAGCTAGCAGTAACTGCATACCAGTTTCGGTTTGCGCCGTGAACGGGTCGTGTCCAGTAGCCTTCAGGAACAGGGGTTTCTTGGTAGGCATCTATGGGGTCAGCTTGGACGTCAAGGTAAACAGGGTCGCTTGCGCTGCCTAAGTAGTGGTCACCAACTGTGGCTGCTCCGCGGATGGTATCAATTGTCTGACCTGGAGGCACGGGTAAACCGTCAATAACTTGCCCTGGCCAGCTAAAGACGAACTTGTAGGTGCCTGTCAGCGTTGGCGTGTACGAGGTAAAAGCTGAACCGACAGGGTCAGAATTAAATGGCCCCAAAGTTTCTGTTGACCCATCAGGCTTCGTGACTGTGATTTCAAAGTCGTGCCAACGGTCACCATATTGGCCGTTAGCAGTAGGTGGATAGTTGTTTAGCCACATAACAATGACCACAGACTGGTCTACTCCTACAAGGTTTGGCGTAACACTCATGTATGCCCATGTAGGAACCTCCCATGCAGGGTCATGTGCAGAAGCGATGGGCGTTGAAGCAACTGTCGCAAGGACAAATAAAAACAAAATTGCCGTCGCTGTTGCCTTAGTCTCACTTCTTATCATATTCAAAATGGTCATTTTCTCCTATTTGGTAGTTCTATATATTCGGGAAACGTTCAGCTATCTCTTAAACATTTGAATATAACCTTTTGCTCTAAATAAACACCCAAAAAACTGACAAAGTGAAACAAATACGCGCATCCAACCAGACTTTTAAAGACTAAAACCGCAGATAATACAGAAAATTAACCTAACAAACAAGAAAATCGCAAATATTCATCAACAAAACCGCGGAATGCGTCAAAAAAACCAAATATAAAGCGCAAAAACCAAGATTTGAAGCCTGAAAGGGTTTATGTGCTGCCCCACTTTAGGGTATGAGAGAAGATGACGAATTTGTCTGAAAACATTGTTGTTTCGTGGAGTGGAGGAAAAGATAGTGCCATGGCGCTTTATGAGGTTTTGAAGGATTCAGGCATCAGGGTTTTGGCGTTGTTGGGGACGTTTAGGCAAGATGATGACCGCATAAATATTCATGGTGTGCGGCGCGTGTTGGTTGAGCAGCAGGCGAAGGCGTTGGGGTTGCCGTTGGAGAAGATGCTTGTTAGGAAGGGCGCGTCGGATAGGGAGTACGAAAAAGAGCTGCTTGGGATTTTGCAAAAATACAAGGCGCAAAGCGTTGACAAGGTTTTGTTTGGAGATATTTTCCTAGAGGATATACGCAGGTTTCGTGAGGAGTCTTTGCACAAGGTTGGGATGCAGGGGGTTTTTCCGTTGTGGAAAAAAGATACAGGCGAGCTTGCGCGGGCGTTTATTGAGGCGGGGTTTAAGGCGGTGGTTACGGCTGTGGATTCAAATGTTTTGGGTGAGGAGTTTGTGGGTAAGGATTTTGATGAAGAGTTTTTGGAGGCGTTGCCTTTTGGTGTTGACCCCTGTGGCGAGAACGGCGAGTTCCACTCGTTTGTCTACGATGGACCCATATTCAAAAAGGCAGTTGAGTTCACTTTAGCCGAGAGGGTTTTGAGGGATAACCGTTTTTGGAACTGCGACCTAATGCCGTTGGATAACCAGGGGGTTTAGCCCAGCACGGATTCCACGTTTAAGTTGAGCACAACCTCAGAGATGTCGCTGGCGTACTCGGCGGTTCTGCGCACGCTCTCAATAATCAAACGCAAATTAGCGATTTCTTCAATTTCGACGTTTTGGAAGGAAAGCACTGCAGCTTTCTCTAGTTTATGCACTTCTTTTGTCTTTTCTATCACGGATTCAGCTAATTTGTAATCTCGTTTAAACAGAGCCATCATCGTGTTCTCAAACATGGCAACCGCCAAGTTGCTCATCTGAACAATTTTTTCTAAAAGCTCTATGCTTACGGGGTCTTTTAGAAGCAGCACGTTTTCAGCTATTTTTGTTGCGTGGTCAGCGGTTCGTTCAACAGATTTGGCTATGAGCCTATAGCCTAGGCAGTCGCGGGGGTTGTTTAAGCCTATTTCTTTGACTACGCGTGAGTTCAAGACCGCCAGTTTGAGCAGCCGCACTATGTAGAGGCTAAAGCGGTTGACTTCACGGTCAGTTTCGATTACGGCTTTAGCTGCGGCGTAGTCTAGGTTTTTGAGGGATAAGATGGCTTCGCGGTGCATGGAAGCGGCGATTATGGACATGCGGCTTAGGGCGCTTGTGACGGTGAGGTCAGGATAATTAAGCAGCACCTGCAAAGTCAAATCAGTAGGTGTATCAGTTACGATTTCAGTGCCCACCAAATAGTGCCTAGCAAAGGTTTTGAGGTGGTTGCGCAGTTTTGAAGATAAAGGCTGTTTATTTTGGGATTTTATATGAAGTATGTTGTAGCCAACTAGGTAAGCAGATATGGCTTCTCGTATTATTCCGTCCGAGTTGTCGTTTTGAGAAGCACGTATGAAAGCTTCGTCTTGCTTTTCGTATTTCTCAAATTTTGAAGGCAATATGGAAAGGGAGCCGTCGTCTTCTTCACGAAGAGCCATGGCGCTGCCTTTTTTAAGCTGGTTTCGGGTGACCCAGTCTTTGGGCAGGGACAAAATAAAGGTGGAGCCGCCTGTTACTTGCAGTTTCCGTTGCTCAACATTCAGGCTTTCGGCTATTTTTGTCAAAGTGACCGCCGTTTATGGTTTTTATATTGAGACTAATTATAAGGACATATACATACCATTTCTATATATACTATGAACTCTATGGAGAGCATCTATATAAAATCCACGCGGCACACTCTTTTTTGGAAAAAAGAGGAGATCAGAAAATGAAAACTTCGTATATGATAGGTATCGCAATAGTCGCAATAGCCATAATCGCAGGAAGCATAGTAGCATACACGTATATGGCTGCACCCGCAGATGAACCCTCACCAAGCGCAACCACATCACCAAGCGCTACTCCCACAGCAACGCCCCCCGCAAGTACAATTTCATTGAGCGGACAAGGAGCTTCATTCCCGTATCCATTGCTCAGCACCATGATAACTGAGTATACAGAAAGCGTTGCACCCAACACTATGATTAACTACCAACCCGTTGGAAGCGGCGGTGGTATCTCTGCGCTCATCGCAAAAACTTCAGACTTTGCAGGTTCAGACGCGCCTCTAAAAGCCTCTGAAGCAGAACAAGCACCAAACGCACTTCACATACCCGAAACCATCGGAGCAGTAACAGTAGCATACAACCTACCAGACATACCAGCAGGAGTACACCTAACAGGAGAAATAGTTGCTGACATCTTTGCAGGCACCATAACCATGTGGAACGACCCCGCCATACAAGACATCAACGCAGGCACCACATTGCCAGAACACGAAATTCTTGTTGTCCACAGAGCAGACAGTTCAGGAACAACTTTCATCTTCACTGGTTACCTAACTGCAATGAGCACATCATGGGCAGATGACCTTGGACAAGGCAAAACTGTTGCATGGCCAGTAGGTGTTGGTGCAAAAGGCAACTCAGGAGTAGCAGCTGTCATAATAGGTCAACCATACGCTATTGGTTATGTTGAGTTGGCATATGCTTTGGAGAACGACATGACTGTTGCAGCCATCCAAAATCCATCAGGCAACTGGGTAGTACCATCACTTGATTCAACATCACAAGCAGCCGCCGCAGCAGCATCAGCAGGTCTACCTGCAGGCGCAGACTCATGGAGCAACGTAGACATCCTTAACGCTCCTGGAAATGATGCATACCCCATAGTTAGCTTTAGCTACTTGATAGTCTACCAAGAACTTAACGTAGTCGAAGGCATGACTCAGGAAAAAGCAGAAACACTAGTCGACTTCCTGTGGTATGTGGTACATGACGGTCAAGACTTCGCAGCAGGCCTTGAATACGCACCGATTCCAGACAACGTGGTTCAACTAAACGAAGCCACACTACAGTCAATAACCTTCAACGGCCACACCGTATACACAAGCTAAATGCACACAAAAACCATCTCCAACCACCAAATTTTTTTATTATAACAGCAAATATTCAGCGAGCAGATAGCGAATGAGCAGCAAAATTAAAGGGGACACGGTATTTAAGGGGCTAACTGCGGTAGGTGCCGCATCTGCATTTGTCATCCTTATTGCCACGGCGGGAGTTTTGTTAGCAGGCTCAACCGATGCGCTTGGAAGATTTGGATTAGATTTTCTGGTTGGAACCAAATGGGTTGAAGGCGGAGTAAACCAGGTATTTGGAGTTTTACCATACATACTAGGAACCTTGGTGACTTCGGGTATTGCTTTGCTTATCGGCGTGCCCTTGAGTTTGGGCATAGCAATTTTCTTAGTAGAATTTTCACCTAAAACGCTGCGGGTACCCCTCGCGTACTTAGTCGAGTTGCTGGCGGCGGTGCCAAGCGTAATTTACGGTTTATGGGGCATCTTTGTTTTACGTTTCTGGATACGCGACCTTATCGAGGTTCCCTTGCACAACAGTTTGGGGTGGATTCCCATATTTAGCGGAACACCTTTTGGGTTGGATGTTTTAACGGGGGGCGTTATCTTGGCTATTATGATTATTCCGACCATTGCGTCGGTTTCAAGAGAAGTCATCAGTGCTGTTCCCAACTCTATTCGGGAGGGAGGCTACAGCATCGGCGCAACTAAATGGGAAGTTATCAAGAAATGGGTTCTAAGTTATGGGCGCTCAGGTATTTTTGGAGCTATAATTTTGGGGTTAGGCAGAGCTGTGGGCGAGACCATGGCGGTTACGATGGTTATTGGCAACACGATTGGACCCGCAGCCATTCCCACGTCATTGTTTAAGCCTAGCCAGACGCTGGCGTCTTTGATAGCAAACAACTTCTTGGAAACCGTAACGGGTTCAATGCAGCAGTCAGCATATATGGGTGCAGGCTTGGTTCTGCTGCTAATTAGCGTAGTCATAAACATAGCAGCTTACCTGATGGTTACAAAAGTGTTGAAGGTCAAGGGAGGCGCAGTAGAATGATAAGCGAAAAACTAAACAGCTACGGCTTTAGGAAATTCAAAAACAAGCTGTTCTTTGTGCTGTGCCTATTCTGCGTCATAGTCGCTGTCTTTCCGCTGCTAAGCATCCTCTACGAAGTCATAATACGAGGAGCGCCTCAGCTAAGCATAGACTTTCTAATACAAGAACCAGGACAATACGGAACAGGAGAAGGCGGCATTGGACCAGCCATACAAGGAAGCCTAATCCTAATTGGATTAACCAGCGCAATAGGCATTCCAGTTGGGATTCTTTCAGGAATATACCTCGCAGAGTTTGGAACCAACAAATACGCAGAGTTGATGCGAAACATAAACAACATGCTCACGCAGTTTCCCTCCATAGTTGTGGGTATAGCAGTGTTTGGCGCGTTTGCGTTTATTCTTTTGAATCCAAGGTCGGCTCTAGCAGGGGCGGCGGCGCTTGGGTTCATTTTGGTTCCTGTCGTTGCGCGAACCACTGAAGAATCATTAAAGCTTGTCCCCAACTCGGTCAGGGAAGCCTCGCTAGCGCTTGGGGTGCGTAGGTGGCGAACAATTCTTAGCGTAGTTTTGCCCACCGCAAAG is from Candidatus Bathyarchaeota archaeon and encodes:
- the pstA gene encoding phosphate ABC transporter permease PstA, yielding MISEKLNSYGFRKFKNKLFFVLCLFCVIVAVFPLLSILYEVIIRGAPQLSIDFLIQEPGQYGTGEGGIGPAIQGSLILIGLTSAIGIPVGILSGIYLAEFGTNKYAELMRNINNMLTQFPSIVVGIAVFGAFAFILLNPRSALAGAAALGFILVPVVARTTEESLKLVPNSVREASLALGVRRWRTILSVVLPTAKGGVITGALLAVARVAGETAPLIMTIIGSNYFFQGFGAQMDALPLRIYLNAIQASPVEQAHGWGAALVLILMVLTLNIGVRLIANREKLKGIKIRRGNTK